From Effusibacillus pohliae DSM 22757, a single genomic window includes:
- a CDS encoding ATP-binding protein produces the protein IITTNLSFERWGEIFQDPVMTAAMIDRLTHQSYIVNMNGNSYRMKETKEWLSKQQLA, from the coding sequence CGATCATTACGACCAACCTGTCGTTTGAGCGCTGGGGCGAAATCTTTCAGGATCCGGTCATGACCGCCGCCATGATTGACCGGTTGACGCATCAGTCGTACATCGTCAACATGAACGGCAATTCATACCGGATGAAAGAAACGAAGGAGTGGCTGTCGAAGCAACAGTTGGCTTAA